The Erigeron canadensis isolate Cc75 chromosome 4, C_canadensis_v1, whole genome shotgun sequence genome window below encodes:
- the LOC122597204 gene encoding uncharacterized protein LOC122597204, with protein sequence MKILKSLRGEETSAPLLPPKRSRCDACVANRQPCLDGCGFAKGFPPGTMSKFLAIKGQKNMDTVYKNLLLKSEAACKVYVDFLYYETCCRADNLVGGSLGKITEKDAWYGAQYADIEAKCNKLELKIANLLREKESLKNPSA encoded by the exons ATGAAGATTCTCAAATCTCTTCGTGGTGAAGAGACTTCCGCTCCTCTACTCCCTCCTAAACGTAGCAGGTGCGACGCCTGTGTTGCTAACCGGCAACCGTGCTTAGACGGTTGTGGATTTGCCAAAGGCTTCCCGCCAGGAACTATGAGCAAATTCTTGGCCATAAAGGGTCAAAAGAATATGGATACAGTGTATAAAAATTTGCTCTTGAAGAGCGAAGCTGCATGCAAGGTGTATGTAGACTTTTTGTATTATGAAACTTGTTGCAGGGCAGATAACTTGGTTGGAGGCTCCTTAGGAAAAATTACAGAAAAAGACGCATGGTATGGGGCCCAGTATGCAGATATTGAAGCTAAATGTAATAAGCTTGAACTTAAAATAGCTAACCTCCTAAGGGAAAAGGAAAGCCTCAAAAAC CCATCCGCCTAA